The Callithrix jacchus isolate 240 chromosome 7, calJac240_pri, whole genome shotgun sequence DNA window TACCAGAGCAGAGGCCCACCGTGGACACGCCTCCCGGGAGGAGTGACATCCTCACACCCACAGCGAGTGTGATTCAGCGTTTTCTCAGCCCCTACTGTGGCAGGCCCGGGGATAGAACCAGGGGTTCCAGGAATGAGGCTGGCCAGGGCTTTTGGAAGGCAGGAAACagcctttctttcctgttctcccCTGCCCAGATGAGCCAGATGGCCAAGCTGCCTCTCTAGAGCAGAGAGGTTGGCCAGGGGCCTGCTAGGGGTATGAGCTCAGAGGCACCCACCCTTCCCTGAGGGATGGTGCGGGTTCTGGCTGGGAGATGTGGGCTCCCAGCCTGGATTTTCATCTGAGGGAGGAACTGCCCACAAACATGTCCCAGGATGTTAgggtgggaagggagaggaagggtgggagagagggaaCTGCCTGCTGGCAAATGCCTCCCACACAAGCCCACATCTCCCTGTCCTGCAAAGGAGGGTAGGAGGGTTAGAACATCGAAGCTGGAGTCAAAGCTATCTAGCCGCACTCTACTTGTGTaacctctaagcctcagtttcctcatctgtaaaatgggaatagtaccCCAGTTGTTGGAAGGATGACATGACAATGCTTGTAAAATGCTAAACGGGGGGGCCGgtctcggtggctcacgcctgtaatctcagcactttgggaggccaagggggacagatcatgaggtcaggaattcgagactagctggccaatatggtgaaaccgtctctactaaaaatacaaaaattagctgggggcggtggcgggtgcctgcatttccagctactggggaggcgcatgctggagtgagctgagatggcgccattgcactccagcctgggcggcagagcgagactccgtctcagaaaaaaaaaattgctagacGGGgtcgagcgcagtggctcatgtttgtaatcccagcactttgggaagccaaggtgggcagatcacctgaggtcaggagtttgagaccagtgtggccaacatggcgaaaccccgtctctactaaaaatacaaaatttagtcaggtgtggtggcgtaagtctgcaaccccagctactcaagaggctgaggcacttaagcctgggaggcggaggctgcagtgagccaagattgcgccactgcactccagcctcggcaacagaccAGGACtccgtctctaagaaaaaaaaaagctaaatgaaGCCTGCAGGCACACGCTGGACACAGAGGAAACATTATTACTGTGAGATAAgggaacagaggcccagagaggggagttGACTAATGCAGCCTGAAAGACCAGGGGGTTCCAGGAGCAGACACATGCAGGTGCTGCCAGCCGGGCACCTGGGGGGTGTGCATTTCCTCCTGGACAGGTGGGAGGGTCTATGGTGCCAGGTACAAGACAGGCACGGGAGAGCCAGGAAAATATTGTGACTTTATTTGCTACACTGACAGCAGCGCTGATGGGAGCTGGGCGCTGCTGTCCCTACGAGGGATGGTCCAAGGTGGGGGACAGTAGTCAATGCTTCCCCAGGGTTGGGGTGGTCTTGGGGCAGGAGTGTAGATGATCGCCAACCTCGGGGATGTGGTGGTGGTGTCGCTGGAGAGGGGTCCAGTTGGCGGCTCAGAGGCAGGGAGCTCCAGTGTGTGGGGTGCCCGTGGGCCTGCACTACCTCAAGGGGCCAGTGGGTAGCGGCGGCCAGGGCTGCTCGGCCAGCTCTCGTTCCAGCTGCTTGAAGCGCTTCTTGGAGGCCCGCTTGGGCCGGAGGCGGCGCAGGCAGGCCGGGAGGCACTGGTCCAGCATGTTCTGCAAATGGCAGGGAGAGGGTAGTGGGCAGCTGGGGCTGAGCTGGGGTCAAcccatccccacctcccttctctcctgCTGCTGAAACCCAGGgcgggccccacctccagcatgaAGGCCCCCACGAAGTTGAAGGTGACCAGACCCAGCAGTAGCAACTTGAAGCAGGTGTCAGTGATGTTCCTCAGTGCCAGCGGCCCCTGCAGGAGGCCAGGGACCAGGACAAGGCCCACCAGGATGGAGCTCAGGAGTGCCAGGGCCAGCAGGAAGGGCACTGGGGGCGGGAGAGTCTCTCAGGCAGGAGCCACAcccctgggaccacagacacacatgcacacaccatccaccctccatctctctcccatCTGTCCCCCCAAGTCCCCTCCCCAGGCTCCTCCCCCCTCTGCCAGCATCTCCTGCCCCGAGCCTGCAGCGGCACCATTGGTGTAGAGCGGCCGGCGGAAGGGCGCCCCCTTGGACACAGCTGCGGCCAGGATGAGGTACTGGAAGCTGGAGAGAGAGAAGACCACGGTGTTCTCGTAGTTGGGTAGGTTGTCTGGTGCAGGGACCGTCCTGTTCAGAGGCACGAACCTGGGAGTACAGGGATAGGGGTCAGGGTGGACGGAGGTGCATAGGGTGGACAGGGCGGGATAGGATGGGGGTGGTCAGCTCCCTACTCACCACGGCTGGGCTAGGGTCAGGAAGTAGCCCCCCAGCTGCACGCTGGCCACCAGGGCCACCTGTAGCAGCAAGCTGCCGAGCACGGGAATGCTGAGCAGTGCCCCTGGTGGCCGCACCCGCCCCAGGGCCAGCGCCGGCCCTGTTCGGCTCATGAGCACTGCCACTGTGGTGGTGATGACCAGGTCGATGGCCAGGAACTGCAGGTCACCCAGGTTGGTGTTGATCTGCCACAGGGAAGGGAGGGCAGAGGGAAAACTGAGACCTGGCCCTGGCTGCCCCTACTCTGATAGCAGAGGCCCCGCCCCTGTCCCAAAGGAGACTGATGGGGAAGGCATCCCCCAATCTGATGGGGGTAGTACTCTCCTGCCAGCCCATGGAGGAGGCACAGCTCTTGATTTGAGACAAACCCCTGGTCTGATAGAAAGGCACCTGTGCTGACCTTGGGGAGCCTAAATCTGAGCGAAGGTTTCCCACCCTCGGGAAGCTCCTTGACTTCAGGCAGACACAGGGACAGACCTGAGTACAAGATGTGCACTGCCCTGCCTCATTCGCTGGGGGTGAGCAGGTCGTGTGCAGAGTAGGGGAGGGGAGATCTCCTCCAAGCAGGGTGTGGGAGGCACAGCCAAGGTGTGGGGCAGAGCAAGTGTGTCTGGGGAAATGGGCAGATCTGTGGGGatgggccagggccaggggcaAGGGTCTTGGCTCTGCCCCCATTTTCCCTGCAGATGGGTGCTCCCGATGTTAGCCCCTGAcagctgctgccatgtgaggaccTAGTAGGCACCGGGCTCCACGCCTGGTGTTCTTCTCGTCTCCCCTGAGCCTTGCCGCCTCCCCAACCACACAGCTGGAGAGTAGCAGAGTCAGGATCTGAGCCCACGTCATCTCTCCAGGACCTGCTGGCTCTGAGGCACATGGCTGTGTCCCCTCCCTGGTCCTGGAACAGCACTGGGCATGGAGCTCACAGATACTCACTGTGTAGAGGATCAGGACAGAGATGAACTGGGTCAGGCTGTACAGGGCCATGTACTTGAAGACGCTGAATGACGTGTCAAGGGAACAGCGCCCCTCCCTGGGTGGCAGGGCATGGACATTAGGGGCCCAGGTTGGCTGACCAGCCTTGCTGAGCCCTCGCCCTCCGGCCCCTGCCTGCCTTACCTGATGACCATGGGCACACACTCGATACTGGCCATGCTTGAGGTGAAGGGCGAGACCACTGAGGCTTCTGCCTGGGACAGTGAGATGCCAACATCGGCTGCCTTCAGGGCCCCGCAGTCATTGGCGCCGTCTCCACACATGCCCACACAGTACCTGAAGAGAGTCGTGGGCAGGTGTGGCCTGGGGAACGACCCCACCCACCCCAAGAGTGGGCTGGCAGAATATGATGACAGCTGGGCCCCTAATACCACATGGTGCCTCGTACACAGGTGCTCAGTGAGTAGAtgcattatcattatcattatttttttgagatagattttcactcatgtcgcccaggctggagtgcaatggtgtgatctcagctcactgcaaccttcacctcctgggctcaagcaattctcctgtgtcagcctcctgagtagctgggattacagatgcctgtcaccatgcctggctaattttttatatttttagtagactgggtttcgtcatgttggccaggcggctctcaagctcctgacctcaggtgatccgcctgccttggcctcctaaagtgctggattacaggtgtaagccactgtgcccagcctgttaattatttttttgagacagtctcactctgttacccaggctgaagtgcagcggtgtgtgcaatcacggctcactacagccggaacctcccatgctcaagcagccctcctgccccagcctcctgagtagctggacaaCAGGTAtgtgtcatcacacctggctaatttttaaattttttgtacagatgggggctcaatttgttgcccaggctggtctcaaactcctgggctcaagtgatcctcctgccttggccacccaaagagctgggattacaggcataagccaccgcacccagcgtaCAATGATTATTTTTAGCATGAAAGACTCGGGAGAGCCTGCCTGCTTTTGGTGTGGGGGGTGACAGCTCTCTGATCCCTGAGGAGGAAGACAGGGCcctagggaaggagggagggacagacaGACAAGGTCAATCCCTGCAGACCTTTGCCCACACCCTCTGCTGAGCACTCACTGAAGCTTCTGTAGCTCGCACACCAGCTCTGTTTTCTGCTCAGGGGCCATTCGGGCAAAGACAGTGCCCTGGACCAGGACCTGGGGGCACACGGAGATGGGGGAGGGCTGAGGCATCCACCAGGGAGAATGAGccaggagagagacagagccGGGGAGGTGCAGGGAGCCAGGGAGCTGGGGGTAGCCCTACCTTGGGCAGCAGCTTGGGGAAGTGCTTCACAATGATACCAAAGGTGGGCCCACTGAGGGCCAGGTGCCTGGATCGGGGGTCTGGCTCCACGGTGTAGCTTGCAGCCTGGTCAGGATCCTGGGGGCCCAGGAAGCTCAGCTTAGCTCCCCCTGCCCACCCTGGAGAGTTGGGGCCTGGGTCAGGTGACACAGGGGTGGGGTCACAGGGTGCAGTACAGCTGAAACTCTAGGTTAGCCTCACCTTAACCCCATTCACGTCTGCGGGGGACTCCATTGGCAGGAACTCGAGGGAGGCGGGCTGACCCCGCTCAGGGTGGGTAGCATGGACGATGATCAGATGCTCCTGGGGGGCCACCATGCCACAGCCCCGGGCCACAGTGACTGCTGTCTGCAGGTTGTCCCCTGGGGGATATGGGGCAAGGTCAGGATCTGAGGCTATCTGGGGAGGCCGTCCTCATCCTGATCCTTACAGATGGAAAACAGGCTGGATGAAATCTATCTGCCACCACCAGCCAAATGAACTGAGGCAGGTTATCAACATCCCtttccccagtttcctcatctgtagatcCAGGCATCAAAGGGTCTTAGGAGAAACTGGAGCCCTGGGCTGGAGCTCCACAtatactccttttcttttttttttttttttgagacaaagtctccctctgtcgcccaggctggagtgcaatagcttgatctcagctctctgtaaCCACCTCcttcttgggctcaagaaattctcctgcctcagcctcccaggtagctgggattataggtacttgaaaccatacctggttaatttttttgtatttttagtagagatggggttttaccatgttggccagtctggtcttgaactcctggcctcaggtgatcccactgccttggcttcccagagtgctgggattacagatatgagccatcaaattctcttttttttttttttgagatggagtttcgctgttgttacccagactggagtgaaatggcacgatctcggctcactgcaacctccacttcctgggttcaagtaattctcctgcctcagcctcctaagtagctggaattacaagcgtccaccaaaacacccagctaattttttgtatttttagtagagatgagatttcaccatgttggccaggctagtcttttttttttttgagatggagtttcgctcttgttacccaggctggagtgcaatggcacaatcttggctcactgcaacctccgcctcctgggttcaggcaattctcctgcctcagcctcccgagtagctgggattacaggcgtgcaccaccatgcccagctaatttttttgtatttttagtagagacggggtttcaccatgttgaccaggatggtctcgatctcttgacctcgtgatccaccggcctcggccccccaaagtgctgagattacaggcgtgagcactgcGCCCGacagccaggctagtcttgaactcatcCTCAAGTTatcccccgccttggcctcccaaagtgctgggattacaggcatgagtcactgtgtccagccattttgtattctttgtagagatggggttttgccatgttgcctaggttggtcttgactccagggttcaaacaatccttctcccttggcctcccaaaggggtgggattacaggcgtgaggtacCGTGCCAGGCTAGAATCTTTCTCTTCCTGCTCCCTGAGCTTGTCACAGATTTTGAGGCTGACATTATCCCCATTTCTCAGAGGTGCAACCTGGAACCTGGAGCGGTCACCTGGCAAGTGAGTTGCCGGGCTGGAACACAGGCTGTCTGACCGCACACCTGGGCTCCCTGGAAGTCACTCCATTCCTCtaagccccagtttcctcatctgtcagatAGGGTTGATGATTAACACTTGCCGGGGGATACTGTGATTCGTGAAATGTTTGAAAAGGACCTGGTCTGAAGCAGGAGCCCAGAAAGATGCCCCAGGAAGGGGCGGATTCTGCCCTCCTACCCTGGGCTTTCACATGCCACTGTACCTGTCACCATGACGGCGCGGATGCGGGTCCTCCGCAGAGCCTGGATAACTGGCGTTGTCTGCGGCTTCAATAGGTTCCTCATGACCAGCAGCCCCAGGAGGCTCAGTTCCTGCTCCACGGTGTCCCTGGCAGGTGGGCAGATCCAGATCAGAGGTCATACAGTGACCAGGGCCCCTCTCCCAGCCACCAGGCAGGGCATCTTCCCTGGGCTCTGCCTTCAGGAGAgcctccctctgcccagtcctCAGAGAAGATGGGCCAGGGGACAGGCCCACCTCGTCAGTTGCTGGGCTGCTtccaggctggtcacagtggGCAGCGGCTTGCTGGCCAGGGCCACGACACGATAGCCAGCAGCTGTGTAGCTCTGCAGCAGCTGGGCGAAGTCAGTGGGCACTGCCAGGGAGAGGGGGGTGTCACGAGGAGGGGATGGCAGGCACAGAGGCTGGGCACCCACCCAATTCTGTGCCAATGCCCAACCAGGTGGCCTTGGGGGCTGCCCCCTGCACCTGTCTCGGGGTTGCAGAGCCCTGCCACCAGCTCTGGGGAGCCTTTGACGTAGGCCTCAGGCTGAGGGGCCCCTGGCCACGACACCACCACACTCATGCGCTGCAGAGCCGAAGAGAAGGGGAAGCGGTGGAGGACACTGACTGGCACAGGGGGCTCGTCCTGCAGAGTTGGAGAGGCAGCTGAGGTGCTGGCTGGGGAGTCCACCCCTTTGCCCTGTACCTCACAGGCCCCCCTCAGCTCACCATTTCCTGCAGCTGGAGCTCCCAAAGTGGGGGTCTCATCACTGCTAAGACTTGGGTCCCAAATGCCAAGTCCTCGGCTGGCTCCTCCTCCAGGacctggcaggcaggcagggaaggTTGGTGTCTGGGGGCTTTGGCTCAGAGAGAGATTTGAGCTAGACTCAAGGAAGACTTCCTTCATGGGAGACTGGTCGGTGGGTtaagaacatgggctttggagCCAGGTGGACTCAAATTCAAACTCTAGCTTTGCTGCTTCCAAGCTGCTGGGTGACCAGGGACACGTTTCTCCAAATCTCCCAGCTTCAGCATCCTCCGTGAAGCAGCATTTGAGCTTGCTTGCCAGGGCTTGGGGAAGAGGAAATGAGACCAGgcccctgcagcctccagctggtcatagtaggcactcagcaTGTGTCCTggccattattattttatttttatttttaagacggagtctcactctgtcatttaggctgcagtgcagtggtgtgatctcagctcactgcaacccctgcctcctggattcaaatgattctcctgcctcagtctcctgagtagcagggaccagaGGTGTGCTCCACAAcactcatctaatttttatatttttagtagacacagggtttcactatgttggctaggctggttttgaacttctgacctcaggtgatctgcccgcctcagccttccaaagtgctgggattataggcatgagccactgtgcccaggctcttATTATtactgagacaaggtctcattctgttatccaggctggggtgcagcagcgtggtcacagctcactgcagcctcatccacCCGGGCTCAattagtcctcccacctcagcctcctgaactacaggcacgcaccaccacgccggctaatttttgtatttttggcagagatggcgttttgccatataggccaggctggggtcctgggctcaagtgatcctcccatcttggcctcccaaagtactgggagccACATTACAgttttgagccactgtgcctggcctattattatgAATGGTGGGCATAGTAAGAGACCACCCTCGAGGACCTAGAGGGAAGATGGGGTGGGGTTCTCTAGGCCCCACTGCCAAGAAGGATGGGGCTGACTTGCTTGGCCTCCTCACCCAGCCAGTAGACTCCACCATCTTCAAGTCCATGGGGTCGCCCACGGGGGTGTCCTGGAGCCGGCTAAGGGCATGGCAGGTGGCCAGTGCTCGGAGCAGTGGCCCCACAGGCAGGCGGCGGGGCTCTGGGACCAGTGGCAGGAATGCCCGCCCCTTCAGGGGCACCACCCCCATCACGTCTAAGCCGTCCTCAGTGAGGGTGCCCGTCTGCGGGAGACAGGTGGGTGGGGCAGTGATGAGTCTTAGAATGGGGGGTGCCCTGCTGAGCTGGGTATCCAAACCCCAGGCCAGGCGGACCCCCTGGGAACCCCAGGAAGCTGAGCTGGAgctgcctccccagcccccactgctTCCCTGTCTAGCAGCATCTCTCCCAGGAAGTCTTCTTTACCTCCCAAGATTAGGGTAGGTGGTTTGCTCTGGGTTCCCATTCATGGCCTCTTCACTTTCCCACATTTGGTGGTTAGAGGCCCTGGCCCACAGCTGGCACTCaatatgtttgttgaatgagggCATGAGTCAATGCCTGCATTCCCCACCCTAGACTTGAACTGCACAAGTACACCTCTGGCTCCTTGGTTAGCCTGGGAGCTGTGGGAATCTGGTCACCCACTCCACAGTTTAAAAGCTCTCTGTGGCCCTCAACACCCTCTGAATGTCATCCAGCCTCTAGCCTCTGCCAACCAGGCCACTGCCTACCTGGCCCTGTCCTGCCCTACCATTCCCTGTGCCCAGGTGTGCAGTCCATCTGTGCCATGCTGCTCCCGCCTTTTACCCTTGCTCCTCCCTGAATGAGGTCACTGAGGGGCCTGATCAGGGGGCTTCCTTGACTGCCTTCTCTCTAAAGAAGTGTCCCCACCTACAACCCATCATGCTGACCTACTGGCTGCCTTCCTAAAACCCACTGCTTACCCCTTTCCCCCCTATCCCCATCCCCACAGCTCTTTTGTGCATTCCTGGATCACTTATTCTGGTGGGGGACACATTCCAGTGACCACAGGATGTCTGTGTTGGTCACTGCTGGGCGCCTAGGGTTGACAGCAGTAAGGGATGCACACTAGAGCCCAGGTCCCtaccagtactttttttttttttgagacagagtctccctctgctgccaggctggaatgcagtggtacaatctcggctcactgcaacctccacctcccgggttcaaatgattctcctgttaaagcctcccaagtagctgggattacaggcacatgccaccatgcccggctaatttttgtattttagtagagatggggattcaccatgttggccaggatggtctcgatgttgaccttgtgatccacccgcctcggcctcccaaagtgcagggattacaggcatgagccactgtgccagcctttttttttttttgagataagagtttctgtcacccaggctagaatgcagtagtgtgatctccactcactgcaacctctgcctcccggattcaagcggttctcctgcctcagcttcccaagtagctgggattacaggcatgcgccaccacgcctggctaatttttgtatttttagtagaacgggttttcgccatattggtcaggctggtgttaaactcctgacttcaggtgatctactcgcctcagcctccaaatcccaaagtgctgggattaccatcatgagccatggcacccagcccccAACCAGTTCTTTAACACATGATTCTAGACATTTTATCCGCCAGACCATGAGCCCAGTGAGGGCAGGagtaggtggggtggggggcgggggtggaTCCTCTGGGGGTTTCCACCCCCAGACAGGACCTGTCGTCCTGTGGGCACTGCTAAGAGAGTAACTCGGGTGTTGGGGCCTAGCCAGGGTGCCTGTGGCTGTCCCACTCCCCTGAGCCAACCCCACCTGCAGCCCCACCTTGTCAAAACACACCAGCTGCAGCTTGCCCCCCAGGTTGATGCGCAGGGGGTGGATACAGAAGATTCCCTGTCTCCGCAGCCGGCTCTGGGCGTAGAGTGTGCACACGGTCATGGCAGCAGGCAGGGCGGGTGGCACCACCACAGTCACCAGGTCCAGAGCCCGGATCACAATCTCATTCAGAGGCACCTGGCAGGGGGCACCGTGAATGTGAGCATCCGGCTGGCTGGCCCTGGGCCCTGCTGGCAGCACCCCCCAGCCCCAAAGGCTTACCCGGTTTCCATGGAGGATGAAGATGCTGTAGATGGTGCCGAGGAGAGCTGGGGGGACAGCGAGGGACTGAGTGGGATTTGGGACCTGGACTGGGGGCTATGGGCAGAGGAGGGTACAGGGGGCCACTCACCCAGGACAGAGAGGGCAGCCACAAACTTCATGCTGTGTTTATAGAACTTGAAGTTGATGGGCCGGGGATGCAAGATGGAGCTCACCAAACCCCCTTTAGCTGTGCAGAACCCTGGGGAGGAGGCGGGGACCCCAAGGCAGGGAAGCTGGAATGAGGGTAGGTCTCCCCACACAAGCCCTCCCGACCTGGGCCTCTGGAGTTGCAAGACacgatgtttttttttttttttaagatggagtcttgctctgtcaccaggctgaagtgctgtggcgcgatctcagctcactgcaacttccacctcccaggttcaagcaattctcctgcctcagcctcccgagtagctgggactacaggtgtacaccaccacccccagctaatttttgtatttttagtagagattgggtttcaccatgttggccaggatagtctcaatctcttgaccttgtgatctgcccttcttggcctcccaaagtgttgggattacaggcgtgagccatcatgcccagccggGAAAGGATGTTTTGCGATTAGCCATCACCAGGGTAGAGTCGTAACAAGTCTGGCCTGGCTCTGGTAGGCTCTTTATAAAgctttttaaaggttttaaagAAGGCACTAGTGGATAGTATCTAAATACTGGGTGGTTCCACTTAAGATCCAGACACAGGGAAGACTCCTGCCTGCTCACTACATCCCTGCCCGCTCCAGCACTGTAAACCCGGCGGCTCCTGCAGACCTTGCAATGTTTGGTCTCGGTCTGGCCCAACTTCTCCTGCTAAGATGGGAGTGCTCAGGCCCCACTTAGGGGGCTACTTGCTGGAGGTCCCTCAGAAGGGCAGCAGAAGTGGGCATGGGGTCCAGGGTTTCAGGGCCCACTCTGCCCCAATCCACCTCTCCCACGGGTGCTGAGCCCAGCATCTCTCTCAAgcccatcctcctgtctcataCCTGTGCGGGTCACCACTGCCAGGACGTGCGGTCCCACATAGGCCCGGGCCTGCAAGATGAGGGTCCCGCAGAAGAGCGTGTGCCGCCGGTGTGTCTCCGCGCAGTAGGGCCCCAGCCCCTCTGGCAGTGCCGTCTTCAGCACTGGAACACTCTCTCCTGGCAGGAAATGTGGGGTGTGAGGCCCACTccacacctctccctcccaccagcAAATCAGGAGTTATGTGTAGAGTTCTCCCTTAAGCCCTAGGTCTTGGTTAACTCTGTAACCAGGTATGAACAAGATATCACAGCTCCATTTTAGAGAGGAacaatgaggctcagagaggacagAGACATAAAGGCACAGGGACACACTCCTGGAAGCGGGTGGCAGCCAGCTCCCAGGAACCAGCCGGGGagtcagtgtgtgtgtgggggcatCGTGTGTGcagtggggcagggtgggggagtTGTCCTCGTTCTgctgtaattattttataacataCATGGAGTGCTTTTCTAACTCTAACCAACAGAAATATTTACacagggccagacacagtggctcatgcctgtaattccagcactttgggaggccaaggctggcagattgcttaaggtcagaagtttgagaccagcctgaccaacatggtaaaactcggattctactaaaaatataaaattagccaggtgtggtggtggacgcctgtaatcccaggtactttggaggctgaggcaggagaatcgcttaaacctgggaggcagagattgcagtgagctgagattgcaccattgtactccggcctgggcaacaagagcaaaactccacctcaaaaacaaaaaaagaaataactcagaTGCGCTGGGCTGGCTGTTCATGCTTCACCTCTCATGCTCCTAAGCACTTTGCACAACTGTCCAGGAGGGACTAACAGCCATCttagagaagaggaaactgaggcacagagatattAAGTGGTAATGGCCCAAGG harbors:
- the ATP13A2 gene encoding polyamine-transporting ATPase 13A2 isoform X17; protein product: MEADSSPLVGSTPTGYGTLTIGTSIDPLSSSVSSVRLSGYCGSPWRVIGYHAVVWMMAGIPLLLFRWKPLWGVRLRLRPCNLAHAETLVIEIRDKEDSSWQLFTVQVQTEAIGGGSLEPPPQVQVEDGRSQAAVGVVPEGAWKDTAQLHKNEEEKRVLRYYLFRGQRYIWIETQQAFYQVSLLDHGRSCDDIHRFRHGLSLQDQTVRKAIYGPNVISIPVKSYPQLLVDEALNPYYGFQAFSIALWLADHYYWYALCIFLISAVSICLSLYKTRKQSQTLRDMVKLSMQVCVCRPGGEEEWVDSSELVPGDCLVLPQEGGLMPCDAALVTGECMVNESSLTGESVPVLKTALPEGLGPYCAETHRRHTLFCGTLILQARAYVGPHVLAVVTRTALLGTIYSIFILHGNRVPLNEIVIRALDLVTVVVPPALPAAMTVCTLYAQSRLRRQGIFCIHPLRINLGGKLQLVCFDKTGTLTEDGLDVMGVVPLKGRAFLPLVPEPRRLPVGPLLRALATCHALSRLQDTPVGDPMDLKMVESTGWVLEEEPAEDLAFGTQVLAVMRPPLWELQLQEMDEPPVPVSVLHRFPFSSALQRMSVVVSWPGAPQPEAYVKGSPELVAGLCNPETVPTDFAQLLQSYTAAGYRVVALASKPLPTVTSLEAAQQLTRDTVEQELSLLGLLVMRNLLKPQTTPVIQALRRTRIRAVMVTGDNLQTAVTVARGCGMVAPQEHLIIVHATHPERGQPASLEFLPMESPADVNGVKDPDQAASYTVEPDPRSRHLALSGPTFGIIVKHFPKLLPKVLVQGTVFARMAPEQKTELVCELQKLQPHLPTTLFRYCVGMCGDGANDCGALKAADVGISLSQAEASVVSPFTSSMASIECVPMVIREGRCSLDTSFSVFKYMALYSLTQFISVLILYTINTNLGDLQFLAIDLVITTTVAVLMSRTGPALALGRVRPPGALLSIPVLGSLLLQVALVASVQLGGYFLTLAQPWFVPLNRTVPAPDNLPNYENTVVFSLSSFQYLILAAAVSKGAPFRRPLYTNVPFLLALALLSSILVGLVLVPGLLQGPLALRNITDTCFKLLLLGLVTFNFVGAFMLENMLDQCLPACLRRLRPKRASKKRFKQLERELAEQPWPPLPTGPLR
- the ATP13A2 gene encoding polyamine-transporting ATPase 13A2 isoform X47 produces the protein MEADSSPLVGSTPTGYGTLTIGTSIDPLSSSVSSVRLSGYCGSPWRVIGYHAVVWMMAGIPLLLFRWKPLWGVRLRLRPCNLAHAETLVIEIRDKEDSSWQLFTVQVQTEAIGGGSLEPPPQVQVEDGRSQAAVGVVPEGAWKDTAQLHKNEEEKRVLRYYLFRGQRYIWIETQQAFYQVSLLDHGRSCDDIHRFRHGLSLQDQTVRKAIYGPNVISIPVKSYPQLLVDEALNPYYGFQAFSIALWLADHYYWYALCIFLISAVSICLSLYKTRKQSQTLRDMVKLSMQVCVCRPGGEEEWVDSSELVPGDCLVLPQEGGLMPCDAALVTGECMVNESSLTGESVPVLKTALPEGLGPYCAETHRRHTLFCGTLILQARAYVGPHVLAVVTRTGFCTAKGGLVSSILHPRPINFKFYKHSMKFVAALSVLALLGTIYSIFILHGNRVPLNEIVIRALDLVTVVVPPALPAAMTVCTLYAQSRLRRQGIFCIHPLRINLGGKLQLVCFDKVLEEEPAEDLAFGTQVLAVMRPPLWELQLQEMDEPPVPVSVLHRFPFSSALQRMSVVVSWPGAPQPEAYVKGSPELVAGLCNPETVPTDFAQLLQSYTAAGYRVVALASKPLPTVTSLEAAQQLTRDTVEQELSLLGLLVMRNLLKPQTTPVIQALRRTRIRAVMVTGDNLQTAVTVARGCGMVAPQEHLIIVHATHPERGQPASLEFLPMESPADVNGVKVLVQGTVFARMAPEQKTELVCELQKLQYCVGMCGDGANDCGALKAADVGISLSQAEASVVSPFTSSMASIECVPMVIREGRCSLDTSFSVFKYMALYSLTQFISVLILYTINTNLGDLQFLAIDLVITTTVAVLMSRTGPALALGRVRPPGALLSIPVLGSLLLQVALVASVQLGGYFLTLAQPWFVPLNRTVPAPDNLPNYENTVVFSLSSFQYLILAAAVSKGAPFRRPLYTNVPFLLALALLSSILVGLVLVPGLLQGPLALRNITDTCFKLLLLGLVTFNFVGAFMLENMLDQCLPACLRRLRPKRASKKRFKQLERELAEQPWPPLPTGPLR